The following are encoded together in the Babylonia areolata isolate BAREFJ2019XMU chromosome 18, ASM4173473v1, whole genome shotgun sequence genome:
- the LOC143292075 gene encoding lariat debranching enzyme-like — MNQTNYFHLSMLCVNAQWEKYTKFLSLDKYLPRCQFLQVLDFPDKKGPVSISMDLEWLCVLQSTNHLMHLGRSTHFMCGPQSTERNNFEVTDEKVAKVKELFGGSLKLPENFSPTAPALAERNNKPAAPPGMVNPQTALLCTMLDLTDPKAVHLGISNH; from the exons ATGAACCAAACGAATTATTTTCATCTTTCTATGTTGTGTGTTAATGCACAGTGGGAAAAGTACACAAAGTTTCTGTCACTGGACAAGTACCTGCCCCGATGCCAGTTCCTGCAGGTGCTGGACTTCCCAGACAAGAAGGGCCCGGTCAGTATCAGCATGGACCTGGAGTGGCTGTGTGTGCTTCAGAGCACCAACCACCTCATGCACCTGGGCAGGTCGACCCATTTCATGTGTGGGCCTCAGTCCACTGAAAG GAATAACTTTGAGGTGACAGATGAAAAAGTGGCAAAAGTGAAAGAGCTGTTTGGTGGAAGTTTGAAGCTGCCTGAAAATTTCAGTCCTACTGCTCCTGCATTGGCGGAACGAAATAACAAGCCAGCTGCACCTCCA GGGATGGTGAACCCACAGACAGCCTTGCTGTGCACGATGCTGGATCTGACAGACCCCAAAGCTGTGCACCTGGGCATCAGCAACCACTAG